GGATGccgatcattttattttatttttctttaactcAGGTTGCCCACTTTGTCGGTTTGAGTAACATAGATAGACAATGACAAAcaagattaataaaaaaaagaaaaaaaaaaaaaaaaaagaaggtccATGGACAAAGATGAATTTCAGTAAAACATGTGAAGAGAAAAGAATATTCAAATTCATTGAGGATAAAGGTTTTTCTCCCGGTATACATAATGCATGTGATTATTGCATGCATTTTCAAAATAGAGAACAATTCTATTACTTGGAAATATCATCGATCGAAAGCCATTTATTGATTCGccaattcaaatcaattcagATCTTAACATATAACCAAATAAAAGCTACATTTAATGCTGAAAATTAATACTCTTCTTTATTTCAGTAATCAAGCATTGAAAATTAATACTCAACAGGTTCTTCAAAATCTCTtcattttcctaaatataaagaaaaatctcaaaaaaaaaaaaaaaagaagccacaTGCATGAGATAATCTATagatttcttatttattattgtaatttttaaattaaaaaatatttatctctcctctctcctctttgTCTCTCTTTGGAGACTGTATTGAGACttgaaattttgttaaaaaaacttACAGGTACGAAAGGAACTTGCATTTAGTAAAGAAAAAGGGGcactttattttaataaaatacccCATGACATTTACTCATTTAGGACCGCCTCTCCCATCCATGTGTAGACTCGACCTAGGGTCCATTAATTGATGAGGCAGGAGCACCTTACCTTTACCAACTTTTGCACGCTTTCTTGCGGTTGacagaatttatatatatacagaacAACAATTTACAGGTGGATATTAATTGCTTTGCAAAAGATGTGTACCGAGTCTTTCATGACTTATCTAATATCAGccacacaaacacacacgatactaattctaattctcacctttatttttattttttttcaactcaaaagattgattaatttattataaatttaatgataaatttaaaagttatataaactttaaaatgacATAAGACAAACGTAAAGGTAACGTGCAGCATCAGAAGTAAAAGTTTTGTCCTTATCACCTATAAGATGACTCAAAGGCAATTTGAGCACTTCATTCAAAGAAAAACTCTTTCAaatgtatttattattaataaaactgAGAAATAACACTGATCAGGCGGCCATACCATCCTTAATGTGCTCCAATATAACTTAAGGACTTAGAccggaaaagaaaattacaaaactcaTGTTATCACAAATTCACTCGAGTGAACGCTCTGTTTCTTTCTCGCAATTCCTCGCTTGAGCGACTATCGATATTGAGTGAAAAATTTATCATAGTTTTGCTCGAGCAACCCTCGGGTGACAGTCAAGCAGAATATGTTGCGCAACCCTCATTATCAAAATGTTCTGAGGGTGATCGTACTACCCCTGGATCCATATGATGCCTGGCCGCCCATTGGCCAAGCAGTGtaaatgtggttttttttttttttttttttttctattttattttaaaaaaaattgaaaaaaaaattaaaaaatagagttATTTTATCTGGAAAATGTAATTTATTCCTTTATGAATaattatttctctcattttttagaggaataggtattaaGATAATAGTTATTACAACTATTTCAAGGAATAGACTCATACCATATAAAGTAATGACTATTCTATAAAAATTTGgacaacttcacaaaagggtatcgaattatactaCGTTTTGACGGAATGATAATGAACTATCATTTCTGTCGTACCCAgggttttaactatcaaaatgaatCCCAGAAGGACATTCCGTCTGTTCTCGGCGTTAAAACGTGACGGAAGTTGattcacgtgacttccacgtgacttttttaatgCCATTTGTCCATTTTGCCCCTCACTTTCTTGAATGTAAACACAACTCCTCAAGCTGGACCCACTCTCCATTCACACAAGTAGATTGTAGTCGTCATCATCAACCCGGAGAGAAGCTCTGAATGGTCCTTTGAGGAGTGGAAGAACCGACATGCATGACGACGTTAGAGAGACGAACCGGCCAAGAGGAGACCGGCAGGTGAAACTGGTTTAGTGAACGGAAAATGCCACGTGGTGTCGATGACGAGCTGCACACTCCTCTGGAGGGAGCTCTCGGACCACTTCTTGTCCTTGGAGCAAAACATCCTGAAGAAGTCTGAGGCCCTCAGGAACAAAATCCAAACCCTAGACCACCAGACCAAGGCCTCCCTCAACGATCTCGAGAAGCGTGAGGTTACCATCCAAGGCAGCGTTGAGATCGTACTGGAGAAAGTGGAGGCGAAAATGGAGGCTGCACTCACGGCTCTTCGGAGGGCATCCCAAGAGGATGAGAACGGAAAGGTCAACAACGGCAAGGGCTTACTGCTGAGTCTAAAGTCGTTTTTCTTGAAAATGGACGCTCTTGGGTTTTGGAGGTTCATCACTgggaagaagaaagagttgGACGCGTTGAGGGCTCAGATGCCTCTAGCTCTGGCTGAGTGCGTGGATCCACCAAGGTTCGTGCAGCAATCGATATTGGAGGTGTTTTCGATGGACAAGAGGGTGGAGAAGAGCGATAGAGTGAATGATTTGGGCTGGGCCTGCGTTCTAGTGCTGGAGTCGTTAATACTGGTGGTGGTGGACCCGATGATCGGGAAGTCAAGGTTGCTGGTGATGCCGAGCGTGAAGGATTGCGCCAAGGAAATAGCCGAGAAGTGGAAGGCAAGCCTAGAGGAGTGCCGTGGGATCGAGAACATAAAGACAGGCCTTCAAGCTTGTTAAGACAAGCCTTCAAAGCTTGTTAGAGGTCTTCTAGTCAATCTCACAGTCAAATCCAAAATACCTCTTGCAAGAAACATTgtaaatcttcttcttccctgAATGCGAAGCCCATGCCTCTGATTAAGTGGCATTTTCATGAGCCGAACCCCATTGGCTTAAACACTTTGTTTTGTGAAGCTAAAACAGAGGAAATTGTTTCATgagtcacgtgacttccacTTTGCATGTGACCCAGTCAAACAGTTTCATGTAAGAATACATGAACTTCAAATTTCAGATCAAAGCTAATTAAAAAGTCATTCACTGTTGTGCAATCAATGTGATATTACTGGTAATTCTCACCAAATGTGGCTTCCAAATTATGAGTTTCCAATTTGACATGGTTTGTACCCCAAGAAGCCCTTTTGGTTGGAGCTCTCCAAATTCCGCCACGTCTTTTACTTTTCCCCTTCCCTACATAAACAGCTAGCGTAGCACCGCCTCGCTCTTCACAAGTGAGAATCATAGAGCACGCTACAAGCCTATAATGCTCAAGCTCAACACCACAATATCAGCGTTCTTCCACTTACCGAAAcctctaaaacaaaaaagagagaaatgagagaacAAGCACAACAAGTTGTCCCCGCTTTGTTTCTCCTACTCTTTCTTAATGTTGGGTTCTCAAATGGGTCTTTGCTGCCACTCGTAGATCGTGCAGAGAGTATGTTGGCTGATTTCTGGGCAAACCCGTTCCGAGTGTTGGAAAATATCCCATTTTGGCTCCACAGGGGCGACAAGTTTGATTGGAAGGAGACACCAAAAGGTCACGTTATCATGTTGTACGTGCCAGGGTTGAAGGAGGAGGAGCTAAAGATCGAAGTGGAGAACCAAGTGCTGAGAATAAGCggagagaggaagaggagaagaaagggGATCATTGGCACCGGGTGGAGATATCGCATAGCAAGTTTACATGCATGAAAGTGAGGGACAAAACGGACAAATGGcattaaaaaagtcacgtgaaTCAACTTTCGTCACGTTTTAACGTCGAGAATAGACGGAATGCCCTTCTGGGACttattttgatagttaaaaccccGGGTTCGACAAAAATGATAGTTCAGTATCATTCTGTCAAAACGcggtataattcgatacccttttgtgaagttgtcTCATAAAAATAGTTATTCAATTTGAAAGCTCTATTTCGAGAACCAAACCAAATATTTAAAGCAAAAGAagtgataataaaaaaatattttgtgaacTCTAACCTGAggtgatattttttattttctaaatctcAAGAGAATCCAAAGGTCTTGAAAGTGATTTATAACAAACTGTCAAAATCATTTggtcataaaaatattaatgatcaAACGGTATAACTgacttttttccttcttaaaaCTCACGTAACGAAAAACggtaaataaacaaatgaagtatacttaaaaaaaaaataaaaataaaaataaaaaaaataaaaataaaaataaaaataaaaatgaagcatTGATGGCTGtgttaaaaacaaagaaaaaaaaaatgttgtgtaaTATTACAACATAAAACgataaaatttgttttcaaatcagtttataaatttttttttacaattcacatataagattgacatgtatcTCCTGACATGTAAGAAGcaaatgttatttaaataacttgtgctttttacatattttttttttttaataatattaataaaaaactgtgtttctcaaatgtttaaaaaatgtcCATTTAATATGTGAATgataagaaatttcttacaaaccaaattatagaaaatttctATCGGTTAAAAAATATGCATATGCACCCTTGGTtcttgtggtatgccataattatttttcactccctatgattcaaaaagttcatgggaggtccttgtagtaaacaataattacagaTCGATCCctaaagtcaaattctgttaaaaaatttgacagattctgttaagtgCCACGATaacgccacatcaaaccaataagatagAGACACttgtccatctgaataaaaatatataaatttattaaaaaaataaataaataagcttatttcttttaaaaaaacaaaaatgaataaaagaattaaaaaaacaaaaaaatggaagggtggctgggccatccctttgggggtggcccagccacccttctattttttgtttttattttttacttaaaaaaaataagtttatttatttatttttttaataaatttttttttttttttattcagatggatacgtgtcgccatcttattagttTGACGTGGTGCTGATGTAAcacttaacagaatctgtcaaaaattttaacagaatttgatttcagagattgatttgtaattattacttatcaCGAGGACTTCTCCTAAACTTTTTATactataaaaagtaaaaaataattatgacataccataATGATGAtgcatttttctaaaaaaataaattccgAGCTTTTTGCTATGGAGACCGAATTGTAGACTGTTTCCCATTGCCAATGTCAATGAATAATTGCCGACATTGTTGACCGGGGAGTGAtagttgtacaccaagtgtacaacaaatgcacaacaccccttcacaaggggtgGGCCCTACAGTGTGTGGGGGCcaccccttgtgaaggggtgttgtacatttgttgtacacttggtgtacaactaTCATTATTCTTGTTGACCGGTTGGCGGCACATTCTTGCACGCATAAAGTAGAAAGGTCAACTTCGATAGTTTTCAAAACTTTAAAGAGTAGCATAAAGATTACTTGACAGTTGACACTTtaccttaaaaaattaaataaaataaaagcatattGCTGATTCACTGCTGACTCAGATTTGGTCACGAAAATTAATTTCATGGCTTGAAATGTGAAGGATATATAACTTAGAAGCACTTTATAATTTTACACACCAACTTTATCAAATCTAAGGATGAAATAGTTCTACTGGAGTAATAATAAAAGCAAGAGTAATCTTCTTATTGAACCATCTTAAAATTGATATGGTTTTTATTAGATGtgttataaattattattgtattttgattcaataatgattttaaaagatatATCAATTTCGATAGAATTTAAAGAGAATATGAATTCTCCTTATAACATTTACTCGTTAAATTGATGAGAGCAGACTGCAGCAAATTTAAGGAATGGAAATGAAGAGAGTCTTCTTATTGAGCCATCCTAAAATTGATTTGGTTTTTATTAGATGTGtgataaattattattgtattttaatctaataatgattttaaaagatatATCAATTTCGATAGAACTTAAAGAGAACATGAATTCtccttataacattactcattaaaCTAATGAGAGCAGACTGCAACAAATTTAAGGAATGGAAATGATGAGAATAGACTTCATCGGCCTTCAAGCATTGTAATTAGGTAATGGTCATCTCGTTTAGAGAAGCAAGTGCTCCTTTAGAACCCGAGGAATCCATACCAGAATTAATGGTTCTGTTGATAAATGCTGGCTTGTTAGGAGATGGAACAGTTGCTTCATTTCCAAGCATGAAGACAATTTTAAGCATGGTTGTCTAATCTGTGGTTTAATTGTTCTTGCACAGATAAGAGCCCTATTTGAGTACATCTCAAAACTTAATGAGCAGATATTCCTGACAATAATGAATTGCCTATTTCTAAGGCTTTTCCTTCTATCCATAAGTCCAATACCTGGAAAAATTGAagagtttttaactttttcatgagcttaattaagcttttgaaataagaggtgggttataaaaaaaaataatagcaaaATGTATTCATTAaggcataatatataaaatatttaactgaaatgtgACTTTGGAAGATGCCAGATGGTCCCCTGCCTTCTTCTGCTTCCTTAATCATGTAGCTTGTGTTAGCTGATTTGACCTCGTGGCACTGAGTTGCTATCATGGACAATTGGATATTAACTGCTCTGTAGAAGATGTGTCAATTTGTTGCTGAAACCGAGTGTGATCGGCACGTATCTAATATCAGCCACATTATTTCAACTACTCCCACCACTATCATCACTCTGTTCACTCACAATTGGTGATGGGGACGCGAGTTAATGGCAATTTGAGGACTTCATGCTAATTCAATTTGACAATTTGTGAGGGGCGTGGATTTGAACGCAAAAGAGCTCTTTGATTCTTGTGggatcttttctctttttcttttctaatttttttttcaagtggggaaaaggagaagaagaaaatattgtaaatgaGTGTCTTTACTACTCTTAGACCTCGTTTGGTCTGCGAAATGAccattccattaggaaaagaaaTAGCTATTCTTGAGAATAAAAGGtagtggaatggaatgactattcctattcttttgtttggtaataacTCACACATTTTAATTGGAGTTCAAAAaagaattactaaaaaaaccctacattatatatatattttttttaaaaaaaaatcaaattaaaaaaaaaaacaaaaaaaaaaaattgaaataaactgGTGAGTGGCTGGCCACCCACCGTTGAACCGGAGGTGGCTGTAGCCACCCCCAATTGGCCTccgggggtggccagccacccctgaTGAGACGAGGACCGGGGGTGCGGTAGTCGCACCACCTCCGAAACGCCTCAATGGTCCCCTTGAGACATTCTAGGGGTGGTGCAACCACTCCTGACCCTCCAcagtggctggccgaccacccattggggtagCCGGCCAACCACTTTGGGGTttagatttacttttttttttccttttttttttttaaaaaaaaaaaatgtcgtcTTTAccccacggaatagctattcctctaattttttgAGATGAATATGTATTCCTCTttgtaagggaatagctatttcatGGAATATAcccctaccaaactaaagaattgTTATTCCTATAGAATAACCATTTCATTCCAGTGGTCTATTCTGCGAACCAAACGATGCCTTAATCtttaaagtagaaagaaaataGGAACTTTCGAGAATGCtttcaaacaccaaatagaAAGCAATCCAATTAGTAACCGAAGTGCGCTTGAGAGTTGAATCGTAAATTTGGTTTCAATTCAAGGAGATTGTGATGTAAATTAAGTTGCTGAATTAGCTAAAAGTCATGACGCGCGCAATTCAACTGGGACTAATTGGCATTAAAAGGACCATTCCCATGCCATCTGCTGAAACGTGCAGGCGTGGTGATCGAGGAGCATAACCTTGAAATAACTCACGATTTTtctatagattttaaaaagttctAAGACCTTGTTGCAGAAAAAcaccaatgaaaaaaaaaagagagaaaaagaaagaaagaaaaaatataagaaaactaGGAAAGgaaggagaaaagagaaagaaagggaaGGGGAGGAGAATGAAGACAAGCTCCatattagagaatatatttcttatattgaaaggaaatatattatattgatattataCGTTACTTTGTTGATTGTAATTAATTAGGTTGGATGATAcagtaatcaaatcaatcaaattttttttttcattcttacCTATCTCAATTTTGTGGACGTAGATTATAgatcgaaccacgtaaaatcttttgtgttcttattttattatttccgcattttatctttagttttccattcaattatatatgttttctttcacTCCATACTTCCTCCCTCAGCCACTCATCAACGAGAAGAAGGATCTCACAAGGTAgaataattcatttttatacTTCTCAAAACTTAATTAAAGCGTAGTATATGGCTGATTTACTGCTGACTCCAATTTGGCCgcgaaaattaatttcacgTCTTGAAAGTTGAAGGATAGAACTTAGAAGCACTATATATGGTACTCACATTACAAACAAACAGGTGTTTTGAATCGTTTTTTTGAGCTGTTTTAAGgcattaaaacggctcaaaatgttTTGTGCCCcttttttgagccgttttcaaaatggctcaacATATTGTGTATTAAAGTCTCGGTTTGAGCTATTTTGgactaaaacgactctaattatttagagtcgttttaaagAACCTAAAAcagctctaaattttttttaaaaaaaatccattaatttctttagagccgttttagggtccctaaaatgactctaaataaaaaattttacaaaaaaaatatttttttagagtcgttttagggacTCTAAaaagactctaaataaaaagaaattaaaaaaaaatatatatatatatcaaaatccCTTTTTAATACACTATATACATCCGATCAAAATAACTCCAAATCAAAATACCTATCAACAAAGGTCACAAACCAAACCCACAAATACTCATCTAAATTTATCACAGCATCAAGACCATTAGGTTACTAACATTACCACAACCCACAATACACAACTTGCCGGAACACCACACCACCAGAAAACCGTCAAAACATAATCACATTCACGGCTAAGTCCATCAAGAACCCCAAAACAGAGAAACATCCGGTTAATACCAAGAATAGTGCAAGCAAACCTGCATTGGTAGCATTGTTTATTGCAACTGTTGCAATTGGGACACCCCTTGGCATCTGCATAatcataaaagagaaaaaaaaaaaaaaaaaaaaaaattaggactGTCTGCctaacaattgaaaaaaataaaaaataaaaagaatcaataaaaaaaaaagaaaaagaaatagagatcAAATATGGACTGGGAGATCATAAATAAAGCAACGTATTTTACAAGAGTTATTTACCTAGATGATTTTCGtagaaaatccaccggaaatcATGTCTCATGCCTCTGGAAATTTCACCAGAAGCCTCCCCTGGTTCTGTCGTAGTCGACCCCTTGTCCAGCCGCCGGAAATCGCTCCTAATCGCCCGAAATCGACTTTCTGGCTGGGTGTCTTGAGACCCAACCAGACGGTGgtcgtagagagagagagagagagagagagagagagagaggaagaagaaaaaaggggggtaattaccttttcccccatcaactaccagccattgtcaacatgcccccatgaattgacacatcgaccaaaatagagtattcaactaccagctttacatattttgctcccttccgtcagttagactCATTATGTTGGATGGTCAAATGGTCTCATAtatagggttggcaatttttgacacgatccgcgaacccgacacgaacacgacatggGAAAATAGGATTTTGGTTTTACATAATCGGgtcgacccgattatgacccgattaaaATCGTGTCTAGTGGGTTGACCCACCAGACACGATTATCACCcggttatattatatatatatatatatatatattacagaaCCTTCAGGAAACGAGCaggccttttct
This DNA window, taken from Alnus glutinosa chromosome 5, dhAlnGlut1.1, whole genome shotgun sequence, encodes the following:
- the LOC133868857 gene encoding FRIGIDA-like protein 4b, with amino-acid sequence MTSCTLLWRELSDHFLSLEQNILKKSEALRNKIQTLDHQTKASLNDLEKREVTIQGSVEIVLEKVEAKMEAALTALRRASQEDENGKVNNGKGLLLSLKSFFLKMDALGFWRFITGKKKELDALRAQMPLALAECVDPPRFVQQSILEVFSMDKRVEKSDRVNDLGWACVLVLESLILVVVDPMIGKSRLLVMPSVKDCAKEIAEKWKASLEECRGIENIKTGLQAC
- the LOC133868858 gene encoding 22.0 kDa class IV heat shock protein-like; protein product: MREQAQQVVPALFLLLFLNVGFSNGSLLPLVDRAESMLADFWANPFRVLENIPFWLHRGDKFDWKETPKGHVIMLYVPGLKEEELKIEVENQVLRISGERKRRRKGIIGTGWRYRIASLHA